CCCGTTGTCGACAAATTTGGTCGCCGCAAGTCCATCTTCTTTGGAGCCGCCTGGACCATCGTCGGTGCTATTCTGCAGGCTTCTTCCAAGCAGATCCCCCAGTTTGTCATTTCACGTTTCTTGATTGGCTTTGGATTGGCGTTCACTGTTGTTGGTGCTCCGCTCCTCCTGGCGGAGCTCGCTCTGCCCAAGCATCGTGGTGCCATCATCTCTTACTACCCGACTTGTTGGTACCTCGGTGCCATCATTGCTGCGTGGGTGACTTATGGAACACACAAAATAGACAACGCTTGGTCTTGGAGAATCCCTAGTCTACTTCAAGGAGTCCCGGCTTCTTTGCAGCTACTACTTATCTGGTTTGTCCCTGAGAGTCCTCGTTGGTTAATCTCGAAAGGTCGAGGTAAGGAAGCCAGGGATATTCTCGTCAGGCACCACGCCAATGGGAATGAACGAAGTTCCCTCGTTGATCTGGAGTATactgagatcaaggagagcaTTGAGAGTGATGCCTCTGTCAAGGCAAAGACCGGATGGCTGGACCTGGTGCGAACTGCAGGCAACCGACGACGCCTGATCATTGTCTTCTTTGCTGGTCTTTTCATTGAGGTGAGTTTGAGAAAACAAAAGATGACTTTGTCTAACGTTATGTCTACCAGATTTCGGGCAATGGCCTTGTGCAATACTATCTACATTCCGTCCTGCTGAGCATCGGTATCACCAACACGACAACCCAAGTCACCATCAACGGCTGCCTTTCCATCTACAACTTTGTCCTCGCCAGCATCGCAGCCCTATTTGTCGAGAGGGTCGGCAGACGAAAGCTGTTTATTGCATCGACGGCTGGAATGTTTCTTGCCTTTATTCTCTGGACGACATTTGCTGCGCGTATGTGAACCCTCAACCGTTTCCTTCTGTCCATCCGAATTAACCGGCTGCAGTGTTTACCACACATGGAACTTCTGGATATGCCATTGGCGTTCTGgttgccatcttcctcagcAACGGCGCTTATGATATCGGCTGGACCCCTCTGTGGGCTTACCCAGCCGAGATCCTGTCATACGATATTCGAGCCCGCGGCGTCACTTTTCAGACCGGCATCATGCACGCCTTTGGCTTCTTTGGTACTTTTGTCAACCCAATTGGCCTGCAGAATGTCGGGTGGAGATACTACATCGCTTACATCGTGTACACGTTCCTGGAGGTAAGGCTCTTAACCCCGGTCTGAGGGACTGTTGCTGACTGCCGTGGCTAGTTGGTTGTTGTCTGGTACTTTTTCGTCGAAACCAAGGGCTTTACACTTGAAGAGGTTGCAGTCATCTTTGACACGGAGGGCTTGTCTTGGAAGCAGCGCCGCAACATGAAACCCATCCCTCGTTCATCCGACTCACTGGCGGCTTCGGAGAGTGGTGACCTGGATGCCAAGAACGCGGTTGCAGCAACTGAAAAGCGGGTTTCTGATGAGAAGATCTAACAGGCATAAATCAGATCGCTTAATTCAAGCTTGTCATGTAACTCGGATAGATAGTTGAGGCTGGGAAGCGCAGATCCTGGTCTGAATAGGCAGTCAGTTCAACGCGCATATGATGGCAATATGCTTATTTACAAAACCCTATTGATGTTCGACATGACCTATCGGAAGCAGACCTGTTTTAGCCTAACAAAGCTGACATGTTGCGTAGTGCTTATGTCACGTTGAATCTGACGGCATAAATACAACCTGTCAGCTCAGCTTCTCTTTATTTTGAGACAAACACAACTTGATTAACATTGCAACATACGACCTTGACTGCATTAATAATGGCTTCTGATCAGGAAAACATCTCCAAGTCTCAGAGCAAGAGCCTGCCGTTCCCCGGGTATTTCTCAGCCCTCGCCGCAAACTATGCTCAACAAACAGGCAACAGCACGCGCACCGCGTTTAACCTGGTGTTTGACGACTTGAACTCCATCGAGCCCATCACCAAGGACTCGGTAGTTCATGACAATGCCGCCGGCCCCGGAACAGCAACTTCTGTCCTCGTCGATAGACTCCCCGCTGATGGCCTGCCTCACGTCCTAGTCACCGACAATGTGCCCCCAATGGTCCAGGCCGCCAAGGACTCGTTTACTGCCTGGCCTACAATTGAAACTCGAGTGCTGGACTCGCAAAACTTGGAGGGCATCCCCGACGATCACTTCACGCACAGCATCCTCAACTTTAGCGCCTTTACCTTTGCAGACCCCCTCAAGGGCCTTAAGGAGATTCACCGCACCTTGAAGTCGCCCGGTCTGGCGGCTCTTCTTGTATGGAAGCGCTTCGGCGCTGGTGAGGTGGTCCACGCGGCTCAAGCTCTCGTGCGGCCGGACCTCCCCCCAATGAAGGTCCCCAATCCCCAGTTCTTTGAAGAAGGGTACCTACAGAAGATCACCGCCGAGGCTGGATTTGACCCTTCCAAGATGCAATTGTCGCAGTGGACTATCATTGTCAAGGGACCTGAACTGGACGATGGTCTGAAGAAGTTTATCCTGAGCGACTTTACACGCCCAGCTCGTGCTGGGTGGACGGATGAGGAGGTCAGCAGGTGGCCCGAGGCTGTTGATAAGGCGATTCAGAAGGAGATTGATGCATATGGTGGTGTCAAGTTTGAGTCTTGGGTTGTTCTGGCTAGCAAGTGATGGGCGAGTCAAGATTAGAATATAAATGCATCATAGCTATTCATGTGTCATGGCTGTGACTGGCCCTCACTATTGCGCACATTGCCTACCATCATGTCCGCGCCCTGCTCTGCAAGCGCATACGTAGCGGCCTGGTAGTGAGCGCCCAACGGCATGGGGAAAACGCTAGCATCAACAACTCTCAAGCCTTCAACGCCCCTGACCTGGCACTCGGCATCAACCACGGTGCCCATGGCGCAAGTCCCGGAATAGTGAAAGACCGTGCTTCCTCCCTGCTTCACCCTGCCGCCACAGCATCATCTGACAAGCCATGTCGAAGAGCTTCGTCGATAGTGTACTCGACTGCGTCTAGACCCTCAAGGTTTTTCATTGCGGTCATGGTTGAGCATACAGCGGCATATAGAATTTCTTTGTCAGTCGGCGAAGCCAGAAGGGCCGGGTCGACAACTGGTGAATCAGCAGGGTCACTTGAGTTGAGCTTCACTGATCCTCTATTCTTAGTCTTGAGCATATCAGTGGTATTCTTCGACTCACCTTAACATGAGCAACTTTGGAGAAGACAGGGCCCCGGCGGAGAGAATTACTTCAATATTAGCTGATACTCGGAGCGCAGAAGCCATTCGATCTAGACCATCACCTGAATATCGTATGCCAGTCACTCTTGACGCACGCCGATCCTCGATTTCGATGTGACATACTTCGCTTTCGGCCCATACAGTGACATTGGGACCGAATGGGTAAGCCTTGGCAGCGAATTGTCTCTGGCCATCATAATTGGACTGTGCAGCCTCTGTGTAACCGATAGCACTACCAGCATTGTTCTCAGGGATCAATTTCGCACCCAAGGCCTGGTGAAACCGGGCCATGTCCTGTCGGAGGGGGTAATCTCGAGGTTTACCAGAGTTGCTTGGGTGAGAGACCTATCGAAATCAGCCGCTGCTTGATAACTTCTCACTTTGACAGACTTACCATGATAGGTCCATCGGTGCCGTGAAGATCCTCATTCTCCTCCTGCAAGCTTTTCTGTGTCGCTGACGGGATGAATGTTTCATTGGCCTTGAAGTACGACAGCATCCCTTCCCAAGACCAGCGTCTATCTCCAGCAATCTCCGCCCACTGATCACTATGAGTAAATTAGTATAGAATCCTTCTAAAAAGACACGCGCGGACGCACAAATCAACTGAATCACCCCTGGTCCATGTCTCATAGTTGACGGCAGACGAACCTCCCAGAATCAACCCCGAGGTTTGAGACACGGCTCTTTGTTGAGGAGTTGATAGAAGATTCGTCTCTATATCAGATCCAAAACCTGGCGCGAAGCCTAGGGCTGGAGTGACTCGATCATCTCGAGCCACGCCGTGCTCGATAACGAGCAAAGACACGTTTGGGAGTGCCTTTGATATGCGACTAGCAAGCACGCAGCCTTTGCCGTATTAGTTCATGCTGAATGAATATTTCTTTTGGGTACTTGCCTGCAGTTCCTCCTCCCACGATGATATAGTCAAAGCTTTGTTCAGTCCGAGCCATGAGTCCTCGTCAGGTAACACATCGCAACTGAGTATTCAGTCTCTGACGGGATTTATGACGCCGCAGAATAAACTCAAATTTGATACACAACGAACATAAGCAAACCAATGCTTTCTTATCCCGCAAGAACAGATGCTAACTCCGTGTCATCGTCATTCCTTGGGATGTTTGCATGTGAGATTTTGGTACCATCCGTGGCCGGACCCGAGAAGTGGGGCAATCCGCGGACATGTCCGTGGTAGGGTCCGGACGCGTCAACTCTGCAGTCTTTCATGAGATGTAGCACTGCCACTTTAGTCAGACTTAGCCGCGAAGTTTTGTTCATTGTTTTTGAGGTGCACATAAGTTTCATAGATTCTGGGTCAAGTCTAGAAACCTAGTGCCTGCCAAGTTCCAGGGTAACCAACGGGTCACACATACATAGTCAAGGTCGATCCACTGCAGGATCTTTGCAAAGCTTGTTTTTTATACAATACCTAATCAACAAGATCAACATGTCTTAAATCATTTGTGTATTTCGTAGTCGTCTAAGAGAACTGGTTCTCTACTGAAGATACTTAGCCCTTTCCCGCTCAGGTGTATGATTCTCATGGTGAGCTCAAAATGAGTGGTAAAATTGTTCAACACCAGCCAAGCAGGATTTCTTTAGTTTGGTTTGTTTTAAAGACTCAATCATGTTGAAATATCTCAAAACTATCCCATTCTATGGCTTTCTTTTGTAATTTATTGTGTACCAAGGTGAATCTTGACTTTGGAGGCACCAGGGGTACATATGTTGAATCAGTCAACAGTGACGAGGAACATAAAAATTATCAATTTGAGTTCAAATACACATTCTACTATTCTATACGCTCTACTCAGCAGCCACCACAGCTAGTCAAGTCTCTATGGTAGAGACGGCGTCAATCAACTTGTCCAATCCTGACACAACCCGCCCAACTTCGACGCCTGCATCCAACCCTTCCGGATCATCTCGCAGATCGACATTTCCACCAGGGGTAACAGCAATGGCCCGGCCTGTTCCACGTTAGTCTTTGTCCAACTGTAGAAGTTAGATTACCATACCTTGAATACGTTGATCAACAGCACATCTCAACGCCGCATCGACAACATCGTCAACCTTGGCGAACTGGATCTTGCCTTTCAGATGCTCGACCTGGGACTCCGTCATCGGAGTGGGGATGAACCACGGCGCAATCAAGTTGGAACGAATACCCAATGCCTTGAGGTCGTCTCGTGAGTGCTTCCAAATACCGCGGACAGCAAACTTGGTGGCTCCATATGCCGTGAATCGAGCTCCGGCGATGTACCCTCCAAGAGATGCCATAAAGATGAGACTCTTCAGACGCGAGGCCTCACGTTCAGAGTCAGGAGTCGGTCTGAAATAATCAGCCGCAAGCTTTGCAGTGTAATATGTTCCGGTGATGTTGACGTCGAAAACAGTAGTGGATGGCTCGGAGAGCTCTTCCCCCGCAGCCGGAGTTACCAGGTTGAGAAAAGTCTCGCTGAATACGGCCGCCGAGGGAATAACAACGTCGATGGTTCGAGTCGGGCAGAAAGTACTAGCACTTTCAAAGGCCTTGGCCTGAGAAGCCCACGAAGTGACATCGGTATGGACGAATTGAACACTGTCATGGTTAGCCCAGGTTGTACCACCCAGATGGGACAACTTACTTGTAACCCTCAGTCGTCAACTCGGCAGCATATTTCTCGCCGAGTTCCTGTTGGAGATCTGCGATAGTAACGTATGATctgaagagaagagattAGTCAGTTGGCATTCCTTAATACCGAGGAACATTTTGTTGTGCACCCAGCCTTTGCAAACGCCTTGGCCATAGCAGCGCCAAGACCTGAAGCACCGCCCGTAATCAGGACTCCTCTGCCAGCCAGGCTGCTCAGGTCAAGCGGAGTTTCAAGGTCGGCCTTGCTCATGTTGAAGATAGTTGAAGATGAATTTTGAAGGATTATTTAAGTGGTATTGCTGTCGATATAGTCCAATATAGACTGATCGGTTTCGACTTACATACAGCTTATACTCGTGGGCTTGGCGTGGTGTGGAGTACACGCAACGGGTCCGGGCCACCATGGAGATGTCCGCGGACAAGTCCGGAGTGTCAATCATCAGCTTCCACAAGCACAGCCCTTTTTCCTCTCCTtcaattattataaaagacctcGGACTCTTTCGTTCTTTCAGGTTCAAATCAGTCCAACACATCCTGCACCTTTACTAATAACCACCAATACCCACCACCAATACTCAGCATctaccaccacctccaccaaTCACATACATTCCTCCCACCTTCACCATGTCctgcaacaacaacaagacaGAGGAATTCCACATCAGTGAGATCCCAAGTCTCCACGGCTACGTAGCCATTGTCACTGGCGGTGCGAAAACTCTCTTCCCTCAGTCTCTAATCAAACTAACCCATCCAAGGCAACTCTGGTATCGGCTACGAGACAACCCTACAACTCGCCAAGCGAGGCGCCCGTGTATACATCGCTAGTCGATCCCAAGATCGcgtcaacaaggccatctcgGATATGAAGCATGACGCAGGTCCTCTAGACCTTCACTTCCTCAAGCTGGATCTGCAAGATCTCCAGAGCGTCAAGGTCACCGCTGCGGAGTTTATGAGCAAAGAGCCTCGTTTGGATATTTTGATCAACAATGCTGGTGTAAGTCCTACAGTACATCTTTGCTAATCATCACTAACAAGTCCACTGCTAGATCATGGCATGCCCCTACGAGTTGACCAAGGATGGCTTCGAGATCCAATGGCAGACTTGCTTCCTTTCTCACCATGCTCTCACTCTGTCGCTTCTACCGGTTCTACTCGCTGCAGTCCAGGCTAGCGGCAACATGAACCGTGTACGAGTGATCAATGTCGCCAGTGATGGTGCTTTCCTCATGGGACCGAAGAGCATCAACTACGAGGACCCCAACATGACAAGTCTGACAGGTGCAACGGCGCCATGGTGCGTAAAGCCTTAGAAAGATATTACCCAAATGGCATTTTCTAACTGGCTTATTAGGAGGAGATACGGCCACTGCAAGCAAGCCAGCATCATCGCCGCCAAGGCAATCACCGACCGCTACCGACCGAGCGGCATCATGGTCTTCTCAGTGCACCCCGGCATCATCAAGTCGAACCTACAGAGCCACGATACCAGTTTCCTCGGAACTTTGTCCCGCACAGCCATGAAGATTGCTCCTACGTCAACTCCCCTCGACGGCGCAAGAACCTCGCTGTTCTGCGCCACAAGTCCGAGGGCCGTTTCGGCAGCTGGCCTTTACCTGGTTCCTTTTGGAAAGGTCGATCCCAGGGCCAACAAGTGGTTGAACGACGATGAGGCAGTGGAGAAGCTGTGGGAGTTGGCCAGCACTCAGCTCAAGAGGCACGGGTTCGCTATCGAGGACTTGCCCAAGTATTCGGTTTGAGTTTCTGGAAAGTGGTGTATGATAGACGCGGAGCATTGCATTTGTCGTAGTTAATTATCTGATATCTGAAGCTAGATGGTGTTTGCTAGATTTACTCGTATTCGCTTGGTCTTTGACCTTTCAATTATAGATTGTTCTTTGTATCAGCACGAGGTTACAAACAAAGGAACCCACTCCTGCTGCAAGTGATCGACGGTTTTCTTTCAACTATGCCACTGGTCGATTTGTCGATTTCTTGGCAAGCAATTCATCATTGAAGATGCATCACGTGACCGTCAGCGTTGCTATGGAGTACGCGTTATCATCGCGAGTCAGACTGGCACTGGCGTTCTTCTACAGTGGTGTAGTTTGCAGTGTTGCAACCTCGAACAGAAAGCAACAAGTTCAAGAAACATGCAGCCAGCCCGGGGTATTTTATCATGTTCATCTTGCCGACAGAGAAAGTAAGTTTCCCTCCCATCAACACCTCGAGCTTCCTAACCAGATCCTAGACTGAAATGTAACCGAGATGAACCATGTAGCAACTGCGTCACTAGAAACGTTAGCTGCGTATACCCCCCATGGCCCAGAGGAAGAGCCCCCGTCACCCAAAGGCGCGATGCGGTTCAGGTGAATCAACAGCTAGATGCGCGCGTACGCCAGCTCGAGCAGCTCCTCGGAAACATCGTCTCCCAGATGCCCGGTGAGCGTCGGGCTGCGAATTCCCAGACTTCTGGTGACTTTGCTAGTTCGGAAGATACTCTTCCCACTGAAACCTCTCCTCAACATCTAACCTCGGGCTCTTCGCCCAGTGGGGAGCTCGAGGTCAAGCCTGGTCGGATGGTGTCGAGCAACACTGAGATGATATACGTCTCGGGCAGCCATTGGACAGCAATATGCACCGAGGTAACGAATTTTCCCATCTTTTTGACCCAAAGTCTCTACTAACAGATGCCATTTACTTACATTCGATAGGTGGAGAAAATCAGAGAGCATCTCGATCGGGGGGACGCCGCTGCGCAGGCGGATGGCCAAGACCAGAGCCAAAACCATGGACCCATGCTTCTAGAAGGCGTAGGTCAAATATCAAATATTGAAACTATCATGGCCGACATCCCACCAAAGGATGTAGTTGATAGGCTTGTTTCTCGTTACTTCAACTCCACAGAACCATCAACCAGTGAGTGAGTGGACAGGGGAAATACAAGCCAACCATGAGCTAACGCTACTCAAGTTGTCTTTCACGCGCCAACTTTTGAGAAAGAGGTACAAAACTACCCAAGCCGTCTACACTTGTGCTAACAATATCTAGTATAAGCAGTTCTGGCTCGATCCAAAAGGCGCTTCCCTTCAGTGGGTTGCCATACTCTTTGGCGTCATGGAAATGGGGGTGTTTTTATACATGCGGGTTCAAGACGACTTACCAGGAGATTTGGGGAATCCCAAGGATCTCATGGAATCGTTCCACCGCCGTTCCGCCGAGTGTCTGTTGTTGTCCAAATATTCAACTGCCCCTGGTACCTACTCCTTGGAGGCTCTTCTGTTCAACATCCAAGGCGAATTCATACGACGTCGAGACGCCCATCTAGGCGTGTGGATTCTAGCAGGTATCGCTATCCGTTTGGCGATGCGGATGGGATATCACCGCGACCCTGACAAGCACTCCCGTATCACGCCCTTTCAAGGCGAGATGAGACGCCGAACATGGGCACTAGTCTTGCAGCTTGATATCTTGACCTCGTGCCAGCTCGGACTACCTTGTTTGATACAAGAGCATCAATGCGATACACGACCTCCGAGTAACCTTCTCGACGACGATTTTGGCCCTGATTCAGCTCAGCTTCCTCCCCCGCGACCGGAAACGCAAATGACACCAGTGTTGTACACAATAACGAAAGCAAAGCTATCTTCCATCTTCCGGACAATATTCAACCAGGTCTCTCTAGGAAGGACAGAAGCATACGACGAAATCATGGCACTGGATCAACGACTTCATAGTGCGCAGCGAGCCATGCCTCCCAAGTTTCAGATAGCCAACCCAGAAGACTCCATCACCGTGGCCCCCTATGTCCTGATCCGACGCTACAATATGGAGCTATTGTTCCAAAAGTCGCGTTGTATGCTGCACCGCCACCACATGGCAAAGGCCTACCAAGATCCTGCCTACAATTACTCGAGGACTTCCTGCGTCGAGGCAGCCATGGCGCTCCTGACACATCAAGCCAATATCTCCAAGGAGATTCAAGTCGGAGGTCGTTTGTACCGAGATAGATGGTTTGTCTCTTCCTTGGAACGACACGACTTTTCCTTGGCGTCGATGATCATCTGCCTCGAGCTCAGTTCTCGATCCAACGAGCACTCCTCCCGCCCAGGACCAGAAGATCAACAGGGCTTTTTAAAGTTTAGTCGAGAAGCCATGGTTGAGGCATTGGAGAGCTCTCGCCGCTTCTGGGAAGCACTCAAGGTTGGCTCCGCCGAGGCACGGCAGGCTTTCGACATGCTTTCAGTTATGTTAGACAAAGTCTCGACGAACCCAAGCGTTCAGGAGAACCCGCAGCTCCCAACACCCCTAGACATAAATGATGCTCTTCAGGCTCAAATTTCAAACAGTGGTCAGTAGATCGGTTGTTTGAGAGATAAAAGGCTAACATGTAGGTGAAGATCTTttacaacaacaacaaagtaCAGGCGGACAACCCAATTCCTTTGAGGCAAATATGCCCGAGATTGGGGCCATGTTAAACTGTCCGGACATTGACAACTGGGTATGCACATGGTTTCTGCTGAATGTTCCATCACTCAACTAACACCATGTAATTAGGAACTATGGGAGGCGCTTGTCCAAAGTCCTCACCGAATGGAGGAGCTTCAATATCATGACCCATAAAACTAAACACCAAGAATTCCCGTCGTCTTTTCACGTTGTTGCTGTCGTTGGTTGATATACGGATTGATGCATATTCTGGTTAGAATGTCTCACCGTCTTGGTCATCATTTAGCTGTGCACTTTCAACCTCCCCGCTTCTTCCTGACAACTACAAGCAATAAAAGTTGTCTCACAAAAGTCACTTTGCCCAATACTCGTATCAAGTTCTCAGCACCGCGTCTGATGCCTCTTGAAAAGGCCCATCAGGCGTGTCGTGCCTGTCGGTATTAGCCCTGGCGTGAGTGTGGGGAGATTAAGCAATGACATCTGACATT
This region of Fusarium falciforme chromosome 5, complete sequence genomic DNA includes:
- a CDS encoding Methyltransf-11 domain-containing protein, producing the protein MASDQENISKSQSKSLPFPGYFSALAANYAQQTGNSTRTAFNLVFDDLNSIEPITKDSVVHDNAAGPGTATSVLVDRLPADGLPHVLVTDNVPPMVQAAKDSFTAWPTIETRVLDSQNLEGIPDDHFTHSILNFSAFTFADPLKGLKEIHRTLKSPGLAALLVWKRFGAGEVVHAAQALVRPDLPPMKVPNPQFFEEGYLQKITAEAGFDPSKMQLSQWTIIVKGPELDDGLKKFILSDFTRPARAGWTDEEVSRWPEAVDKAIQKEIDAYGGVKFESWVVLASK
- a CDS encoding Fungal-trans domain-containing protein; translation: MFILPTEKTEICVYPPWPRGRAPVTQRRDAVQVNQQLDARVRQLEQLLGNIVSQMPGERRAANSQTSGDFASSEDTLPTETSPQHLTSGSSPSGELEVKPGRMVSSNTEMIYVSGSHWTAICTEVEKIREHLDRGDAAAQADGQDQSQNHGPMLLEGVGQISNIETIMADIPPKDVVDRLVSRYFNSTEPSTIVFHAPTFEKEYKQFWLDPKGASLQWVAILFGVMEMGVFLYMRVQDDLPGDLGNPKDLMESFHRRSAECLLLSKYSTAPGTYSLEALLFNIQGEFIRRRDAHLGVWILAGIAIRLAMRMGYHRDPDKHSRITPFQGEMRRRTWALVLQLDILTSCQLGLPCLIQEHQCDTRPPSNLLDDDFGPDSAQLPPPRPETQMTPVLYTITKAKLSSIFRTIFNQVSLGRTEAYDEIMALDQRLHSAQRAMPPKFQIANPEDSITVAPYVLIRRYNMELLFQKSRCMLHRHHMAKAYQDPAYNYSRTSCVEAAMALLTHQANISKEIQVGGRLYRDRWFVSSLERHDFSLASMIICLELSSRSNEHSSRPGPEDQQGFLKFSREAMVEALESSRRFWEALKVGSAEARQAFDMLSVMLDKVSTNPSVQENPQLPTPLDINDALQAQISNSGEDLLQQQQSTGGQPNSFEANMPEIGAMLNCPDIDNWCIRLHKLCEYPEGAIPNTITNTAVDDRLRHLEQLLSVNSISPPEASRSPALDFFPSIRGPTSNFPLPFFLDNDLFAPLRENALAQSTPSSLPQVCSEYLGHDPMESVSTYFSTLHIWLPMISRKRLVFELNAQSPDDACLMLLVLCIKLCIMDTEHQPKELPLYAVARSLCSAAETGGFVSLRLLQSLVLLAVYELSHAIYPAAFLTLGRAARLGMLMGFHDRKAAQQLFKPAETWTLREEQRRTWWAIFILDRFVNIDSSLPPATPEPCQSELLPVNDIDWDNGTVVPSEPLYTKSFSSVTNVGSFAQTCQAAHMLSKVMRHTKARVSSQDITELLPEAQHLHQALSSLHLSIESSSSDGTQSQTLEPSTFPALALCCSARLVLYNQYACNEPLGLSTNGPIALETELQKVGLEGIRAIASSTARLVARDTGGCPFVARFLYHVATECAWFIKENHEQIMYDALEDILNGLRSMSEHWGLAREYISLLEQEEVLKLIDQDADVSSSTSTF
- a CDS encoding GMC-OxRdtase-N domain-containing protein, translating into MDQGDQWAEIAGDRRWSWEGMLSYFKANETFIPSATQKSLQEENEDLHGTDGPIMVSHPSNSGKPRDYPLRQDMARFHQALGAKLIPENNAGSAIGYTEAAQSNYDGQRQFAAKAYPFGPNVTVWAESETKNRGSVKLNSSDPADSPVVDPALLASPTDKEILYAAVCSTMTAMKNLEGLDAVEYTIDEALRHGLSDDAVAAG
- a CDS encoding MFS domain-containing protein, which codes for MARPHLPAWLHDKGLRSLYLWLPVVILSSSYQGFDGMIMNGLQLLPSWQEEFDYPKGPILGLLNSIQTVGAMLALPAITPVVDKFGRRKSIFFGAAWTIVGAILQASSKQIPQFVISRFLIGFGLAFTVVGAPLLLAELALPKHRGAIISYYPTCWYLGAIIAAWVTYGTHKIDNAWSWRIPSLLQGVPASLQLLLIWFVPESPRWLISKGRGKEARDILVRHHANGNERSSLVDLEYTEIKESIESDASVKAKTGWLDLVRTAGNRRRLIIVFFAGLFIEISGNGLVQYYLHSVLLSIGITNTTTQVTINGCLSIYNFVLASIAALFVERVGRRKLFIASTAGMFLAFILWTTFAALFTTHGTSGYAIGVLVAIFLSNGAYDIGWTPLWAYPAEILSYDIRARGVTFQTGIMHAFGFFGTFVNPIGLQNVGWRYYIAYIVYTFLELVVVWYFFVETKGFTLEEVAVIFDTEGLSWKQRRNMKPIPRSSDSLAASESGDLDAKNAVAATEKRVSDEKI